From the genome of Candidatus Goldiibacteriota bacterium HGW-Goldbacteria-1, one region includes:
- a CDS encoding flagellar protein — MVNINTQLQKLSQLQEAQKLQQGISKAPVQPSQSFKQVLETKVAEQEEVKFSSHAEKRLQSRNIELTPETMQRLKNAIGKAKEKGANETLMVFENFSLIVSVKNNTVITAVDRASMQENVFTNIDSAVIA, encoded by the coding sequence ATGGTGAATATTAACACACAGTTACAAAAACTTTCACAGCTGCAGGAAGCCCAAAAGCTTCAGCAGGGTATTTCCAAAGCGCCGGTACAGCCTTCACAGAGTTTTAAGCAGGTTCTTGAAACAAAAGTCGCGGAGCAGGAAGAAGTTAAATTCTCCTCACACGCGGAAAAAAGGTTACAGTCACGCAACATAGAACTTACGCCTGAAACGATGCAGAGGCTGAAAAACGCTATTGGAAAGGCAAAAGAAAAGGGAGCGAACGAAACGCTTATGGTATTTGAGAACTTCTCCCTGATAGTAAGCGTTAAGAACAACACTGTAATAACCGCTGTTGACAGGGCAAGCATGCAGGAAAATGTGTTTACCAATATAGACAGCGCGGTAATTGCTTAA
- the fliJ gene encoding flagellar export protein FliJ: protein MKKFSFRLETVLKVKERKEEELKRQLMHITGLKIEQEKILQETKNKRAQKIKEKNLENQGSLNVARLIYFEQHLNMLLLKIDMTENKIKDLEKQADIKRKEVVEASRERKTFEKLKERDFKLFKQAVLYNEQKDLDEIAITKFNRKEQHTV from the coding sequence ATGAAAAAATTCAGCTTCAGGCTTGAAACTGTTTTAAAGGTAAAAGAAAGAAAAGAAGAAGAATTAAAGCGCCAGCTTATGCACATTACCGGCCTTAAAATAGAGCAGGAAAAGATTCTTCAGGAAACAAAAAATAAAAGGGCGCAGAAGATAAAGGAAAAAAACCTTGAAAATCAGGGTTCTTTGAATGTGGCAAGGCTTATATACTTTGAACAGCATTTAAATATGCTTTTGCTTAAGATAGATATGACAGAAAATAAAATTAAAGATTTGGAAAAACAGGCCGATATAAAACGTAAGGAAGTGGTAGAAGCAAGCAGGGAAAGAAAGACCTTTGAAAAGTTAAAAGAACGCGACTTTAAGCTCTTTAAACAGGCTGTTCTTTACAACGAACAGAAAGACCTGGATGAAATAGCAATTACCAAGTTTAACAGGAAAGAACAGCACACGGTTTAG
- a CDS encoding endoflagellar protein, which translates to MIFVQRFDGKKIVVNGELIEMIETTPDTIITMTTGKKITVKDTVNEIVAMVKDYKKEINLPIINNKNEN; encoded by the coding sequence TTGATATTTGTACAGCGTTTTGACGGAAAAAAGATTGTTGTAAACGGCGAACTTATTGAAATGATAGAGACCACACCGGACACTATTATTACAATGACAACCGGCAAAAAAATTACCGTGAAAGATACGGTAAATGAAATTGTTGCCATGGTTAAAGACTATAAAAAAGAGATTAATTTACCGATAATAAATAATAAAAACGAAAATTAG
- the flhB gene encoding flagellar biosynthesis protein FlhB translates to MAEPGKTEKPTPKKKEEARKKGQVAKSQEINSTLNVMAGFIMLLVAGEYMMFGIKQLAAYYWGNAFVFKMTEESVNLMIQSLVVKMLLLMAPLFAAVFITAIVSNVIQVGFHITFEPLKPKISNINPVQGMKRMFSLRSFVELIKSIIKIGIIGYIFWSTVRKVMNDIFMTPLMDMETYFSFAAGTALKLASKIVGAFIVFSLVDFLYQKWQYNDNLKMSKQEVKDEYKQLEGDPLIKSRIRSIQREMARKRMISEIPQADVVITNPTHVAVALKYDESGEKAPFIVAKGMNFMAEKIKEIARKNRVVIVENPPLARTLVKLELGWEIPPEMFQAVAEILAFVYQTKGKIRLDENEKKVDNKPLRDDIIPYIGGSL, encoded by the coding sequence ATGGCTGAACCGGGTAAAACAGAAAAGCCAACGCCAAAGAAAAAAGAAGAAGCCAGAAAAAAAGGGCAGGTGGCAAAGAGCCAGGAAATTAATTCCACGCTTAATGTTATGGCCGGTTTCATAATGCTTTTAGTGGCCGGTGAGTATATGATGTTTGGAATAAAACAGCTTGCCGCGTATTATTGGGGAAATGCTTTTGTTTTTAAAATGACGGAAGAGTCGGTTAATTTAATGATTCAGTCGCTTGTTGTCAAAATGCTTTTGCTTATGGCGCCTTTGTTTGCGGCTGTTTTTATTACAGCTATAGTCTCCAATGTTATTCAGGTGGGTTTTCATATTACTTTTGAACCTTTAAAACCTAAAATTTCAAATATTAATCCGGTTCAGGGAATGAAAAGAATGTTTTCGTTAAGGTCATTTGTTGAACTGATAAAATCAATAATAAAAATAGGTATTATCGGCTATATTTTCTGGTCTACTGTCAGAAAAGTAATGAATGATATTTTTATGACCCCGCTTATGGATATGGAAACATATTTTTCTTTTGCGGCAGGTACTGCATTAAAGCTTGCCTCTAAGATTGTAGGCGCTTTTATTGTTTTTTCCCTTGTGGATTTTCTTTATCAGAAATGGCAGTATAATGATAATTTAAAAATGTCAAAGCAGGAAGTAAAAGATGAATACAAGCAGCTTGAAGGCGACCCTTTGATTAAGTCCAGGATAAGAAGTATTCAGAGGGAAATGGCAAGAAAAAGGATGATTAGCGAAATACCGCAGGCAGATGTGGTAATTACCAACCCGACCCATGTGGCTGTTGCGCTTAAATACGATGAAAGCGGCGAAAAAGCGCCGTTTATAGTGGCAAAAGGAATGAATTTTATGGCGGAAAAAATAAAGGAAATTGCCAGGAAAAACAGGGTGGTAATTGTGGAAAATCCGCCTCTTGCAAGGACTCTTGTAAAACTTGAACTTGGATGGGAAATACCGCCTGAAATGTTCCAGGCAGTGGCTGAAATTCTGGCTTTTGTCTATCAAACAAAGGGAAAAATAAGGCTTGATGAAAATGAAAAAAAAGTGGATAATAAGCCTTTAAGGGACGATATTATACCGTATATTGGAGGTAGTTTATAA
- the fliN gene encoding flagellar motor switch protein FliN yields MLSELLGQPTTIDITGINMVDAGSIGSSFSGSNLVAPMELGASGTAVLIVSQGQAAIMADLMIGQDGSNPPAVLEDLHLSAVTELTGQFMDAVISNVASQLSSSLMTSPGEVSMADLDAGIIPSLDGDVVLMEADINIGSLGSGKLGIAFAGEVADMIKTGAKAAASSGGFVGGVTSGAASSGAKASAQNIAPSELREERSGKVYDQAMDIVMDVPLSVTVELGRTNKLVREVLDLSPGSVIELDKLAGEPVDILVNGKYIAKGEVVVIDENFGIRITDIVRPADRIPRI; encoded by the coding sequence ATGTTATCCGAACTGCTTGGACAGCCTACAACAATAGATATTACCGGTATTAATATGGTAGATGCCGGCTCTATTGGTTCTTCATTTTCCGGAAGCAATCTTGTGGCCCCAATGGAACTTGGAGCATCCGGAACTGCGGTTCTTATAGTATCGCAGGGACAGGCTGCCATAATGGCGGATCTTATGATAGGACAGGACGGATCAAATCCTCCTGCTGTTCTTGAAGACCTTCATTTAAGCGCTGTTACAGAGCTTACAGGACAGTTTATGGATGCCGTAATCAGCAACGTGGCATCGCAGCTGTCATCATCTCTTATGACATCACCCGGGGAAGTTTCAATGGCAGACCTTGACGCGGGAATAATCCCGTCGCTTGACGGGGATGTAGTGCTTATGGAAGCTGATATTAATATAGGTTCCCTTGGAAGCGGGAAACTTGGAATAGCATTTGCCGGCGAAGTGGCAGATATGATTAAAACCGGAGCGAAAGCTGCCGCGTCATCAGGAGGGTTTGTGGGCGGAGTAACCAGTGGAGCAGCATCATCAGGAGCAAAAGCATCGGCACAGAACATAGCGCCGTCTGAATTAAGGGAAGAAAGATCGGGAAAAGTATACGACCAGGCAATGGATATTGTTATGGATGTTCCTTTATCTGTTACTGTTGAACTTGGAAGGACAAACAAACTTGTTAGGGAAGTGCTTGACCTTTCACCCGGTTCGGTTATTGAACTTGACAAACTTGCCGGAGAACCGGTTGATATTCTTGTAAACGGCAAATACATAGCCAAAGGTGAAGTTGTTGTTATTGACGAAAACTTTGGTATCAGGATAACTGATATTGTAAGGCCGGCTGACAGAATACCGAGAATATAA
- a CDS encoding motility protein A yields the protein MRLDLSTIIGLVIGWGFIFAGLVIESGGNLMHILIFFQISAFFIVVGGTVGATVISYPPGVTKSAFSIFKQAFIQKDMNPASVIATLVGFATKARREGLLGLEDEIANVNDSFLKKGIQLVVDGTDIELVRSILETDLAFLETRHKLGEGFWGTMGGYAPTIGIIGTVMGLVNALSQLENASKVAGAIAVAFIATFYGIGFANLIFLPISFKLKAKSAEEVLIREVMIEGILSISAGDNPRIVEEKLKAFLSPKEQEASKASEGEDKGAE from the coding sequence GTGCGTCTAGATTTGTCTACTATTATTGGGCTTGTTATTGGATGGGGGTTCATTTTTGCCGGTCTTGTAATTGAAAGCGGCGGAAACTTAATGCATATCCTTATATTCTTTCAGATATCCGCGTTTTTCATTGTTGTAGGGGGAACAGTCGGCGCTACAGTTATAAGCTATCCGCCGGGTGTTACAAAAAGTGCGTTTTCGATTTTTAAGCAGGCATTCATACAGAAAGACATGAATCCCGCAAGTGTTATTGCCACACTTGTAGGTTTTGCCACAAAGGCAAGAAGAGAAGGGCTTTTAGGACTTGAAGATGAAATCGCAAATGTAAATGACAGTTTCCTTAAAAAAGGTATTCAGCTTGTTGTTGACGGAACTGATATTGAACTTGTAAGAAGCATCCTTGAAACCGACCTTGCCTTCCTTGAAACCAGGCATAAACTTGGAGAAGGCTTCTGGGGCACCATGGGCGGGTACGCACCCACTATCGGTATTATCGGAACGGTTATGGGCCTTGTTAACGCCCTTTCGCAGCTGGAAAACGCTTCAAAGGTTGCCGGCGCTATCGCCGTTGCCTTTATCGCTACTTTCTACGGAATCGGTTTTGCTAATTTGATATTCCTTCCTATTTCATTTAAACTTAAAGCCAAGTCGGCTGAAGAAGTACTTATAAGAGAAGTTATGATTGAAGGCATTCTGTCAATATCCGCCGGTGATAACCCGCGTATCGTTGAAGAAAAACTTAAAGCGTTCCTTTCGCCTAAAGAACAGGAAGCAAGCAAAGCTTCTGAAGGCGAAGACAAAGGAGCTGAATAA
- a CDS encoding flagellar hook assembly protein FlgD — MAVTGVTNTNTTNVFTDQLNNPNAEMGKLDFLNMLITKLKYQDPTNPVKDESFVADMAQFSSLEQMTNLNSTFEKSISSLNTNIISLMLMQNTSQAASLIGKNVVVNTEAGQISGNVSSIKFVDGQPMLVVNGVQYQLSDVSEITA, encoded by the coding sequence ATGGCAGTTACCGGTGTAACGAATACAAACACGACAAATGTGTTCACGGATCAGCTTAACAATCCGAACGCGGAAATGGGAAAACTGGACTTTCTTAACATGCTTATCACAAAGTTAAAGTACCAGGATCCGACCAATCCCGTGAAAGATGAATCTTTTGTCGCGGATATGGCTCAGTTCTCGTCACTGGAACAGATGACAAATCTGAACAGCACTTTTGAGAAATCGATAAGTTCTTTAAACACAAATATCATTTCTCTTATGCTGATGCAGAACACGTCACAGGCAGCATCTTTAATCGGTAAGAACGTTGTTGTAAACACAGAAGCAGGCCAGATTTCGGGCAATGTAAGTTCAATTAAGTTTGTTGACGGACAGCCCATGCTTGTTGTCAACGGAGTACAGTACCAGTTATCAGATGTATCAGAAATAACGGCGTAA
- the fliP gene encoding flagellar biosynthetic protein FliP: MKKGSVLKRLLFVIILLISAGGILNAANVTIPNIALSVNPSENPKDVAATIQIILLLTVLTLAPAILMLMTSFTRIIIVLSFLRQALGSQQIPPNQILIGLALFMTFFLMRPVGTEIYDKAWKPYSENKITLDKAVDEAVKPVRQFMFKQTREKDLALFIYLSKSPRPKNPDDVPTSVLIPAFVISELKTAFTVGFIIYVPFLIIDMVVASTLMSMGMMMLPPVMISLPFKILLFILVDGWHLLSRALIVSF, from the coding sequence ATGAAGAAGGGTTCGGTATTAAAAAGGTTACTTTTTGTTATTATACTGCTGATATCAGCGGGTGGAATATTAAACGCCGCGAATGTCACAATACCTAATATTGCTCTTAGCGTTAATCCGTCAGAAAATCCGAAAGATGTGGCCGCCACCATTCAGATAATACTGCTTTTAACTGTCCTTACGCTGGCGCCGGCAATACTTATGCTTATGACATCTTTTACAAGGATAATAATTGTACTTTCTTTTTTAAGGCAGGCGCTTGGAAGCCAGCAGATACCGCCAAATCAGATTTTAATAGGACTTGCGCTTTTTATGACGTTTTTTCTTATGCGCCCGGTTGGCACGGAAATTTATGATAAAGCATGGAAACCCTATTCCGAAAATAAGATAACTCTTGATAAAGCGGTTGATGAAGCGGTAAAACCTGTAAGGCAATTTATGTTTAAACAGACAAGGGAAAAAGATCTTGCCCTTTTTATATACCTTTCAAAGAGCCCAAGGCCAAAAAATCCTGATGATGTCCCCACAAGCGTCCTTATTCCGGCTTTTGTTATAAGCGAACTTAAAACCGCTTTTACCGTCGGTTTTATAATTTATGTGCCTTTTCTTATAATTGATATGGTTGTGGCAAGCACTCTTATGTCCATGGGTATGATGATGCTTCCGCCTGTCATGATATCACTGCCGTTTAAAATACTGCTGTTTATACTTGTGGACGGGTGGCACCTTCTTTCCAGAGCCCTTATAGTAAGTTTCTAA
- a CDS encoding flagellar motor switch protein FliM, translating into MADDILSDGELDALLSDMKTGPSKSSDADSDDDAPEQGSKAPVKKKGKIKVYDFRRPDKFSKDQVRTIEMMHEGFARHFGADLSGYIRAIAEVTVTSVKQMTYSEYIERISNPTSIAVFAMEPLKGAAIYEINPSIIFPIIDRVLGGAGEAMSKPRELTDLEQAIVSKLIEKAFLNLKDSWHRIVDFDPEIKARETNPQFVQIVAPNEMCLNLNFEIKIKEHVGSMSICIPYLVIEPVLYKLSAKQWFTLTKEELSEETKDILDNKVKNTWVPLSVNIGTSTLSMQEVINLRQGDIVKLETNVNDDILVLVETKPMFYAKVGAKGKKKAVKVTGLINKADESYEKKFSVK; encoded by the coding sequence ATGGCTGATGATATTTTAAGCGATGGAGAATTAGACGCCCTTTTATCTGACATGAAAACAGGGCCTTCTAAATCGTCCGATGCAGACAGTGATGATGATGCGCCGGAACAAGGCTCTAAAGCGCCCGTAAAGAAAAAGGGCAAGATAAAAGTATACGATTTCCGCAGGCCGGATAAATTTTCCAAAGACCAGGTAAGAACAATAGAAATGATGCACGAAGGGTTCGCCAGGCATTTTGGAGCTGACCTTTCGGGATATATAAGAGCTATTGCAGAAGTTACAGTTACATCTGTAAAGCAGATGACTTACAGTGAATATATTGAAAGGATTTCCAATCCTACAAGTATTGCTGTATTTGCTATGGAACCTTTAAAAGGCGCTGCAATATATGAAATTAACCCAAGCATAATATTTCCGATTATAGACAGGGTTCTTGGCGGAGCAGGCGAAGCGATGAGCAAGCCCAGGGAATTAACCGACTTAGAACAGGCTATAGTCAGCAAACTTATAGAAAAAGCTTTCCTTAATCTTAAGGATTCATGGCATAGGATTGTGGATTTTGACCCTGAAATTAAGGCAAGGGAAACAAACCCGCAGTTTGTGCAGATAGTGGCGCCTAACGAAATGTGCCTTAACCTTAACTTTGAAATTAAGATTAAGGAACATGTTGGTTCAATGTCCATCTGCATACCTTATCTGGTAATTGAGCCTGTTCTTTATAAATTAAGCGCAAAACAGTGGTTTACTCTTACAAAAGAAGAACTTTCTGAAGAGACAAAAGATATTCTTGATAACAAGGTAAAAAATACTTGGGTTCCGCTTTCGGTTAATATTGGAACTTCCACCCTGTCTATGCAGGAAGTTATTAACCTTAGGCAGGGTGACATTGTAAAACTTGAAACAAATGTGAATGATGACATTCTTGTTCTTGTTGAAACAAAACCGATGTTCTACGCAAAAGTCGGAGCCAAAGGCAAGAAAAAAGCTGTTAAAGTAACCGGCCTTATTAATAAGGCTGATGAATCCTACGAGAAAAAATTCTCGGTTAAGTAA
- the fliQ gene encoding flagellar biosynthetic protein FliQ, protein MSIEFVTSFGREALLLTLLVSAPLLGLALVVGVMISIFQAITQIQEMTLTFVPKIIVVLLAMIIFGPWMLRILINFTSQLLLNLPNYMKM, encoded by the coding sequence ATGAGCATAGAATTCGTTACAAGTTTTGGAAGGGAAGCGCTGCTTTTAACCCTGCTGGTATCAGCGCCGCTTTTGGGGCTTGCGCTTGTAGTGGGCGTAATGATAAGTATTTTTCAGGCAATCACGCAGATACAGGAAATGACCCTTACGTTTGTCCCTAAAATAATCGTGGTTCTTCTTGCAATGATAATCTTTGGGCCCTGGATGCTGAGGATACTTATAAATTTTACATCCCAGCTTTTACTTAACCTCCCCAATTACATGAAGATGTGA
- a CDS encoding flagellar type III secretion system protein FliR, with protein MGNVDIFNIAMGQFEYFVLVVIRITAIFFTAPILSSRNIPALVKIAIAFLTGVIIFPVIDKTGVMPSDIMGFGLLVFKQVIMGVIVGLAAYMIFAAIQLAGQIVDLQMGFGIVNVIDPMSNTQVSIMGQFQFVLGILIFLSINGHHFLFRAISDSFYIVPLNDVGVTTATVNKLTDLFYNMFVLSFKIAGPATIALFLTNLTLGLVARTLPQMNVFIVGLPLNILVGIGALLIALPILVNLFSTLLNTMWEDIYFIIRSMRI; from the coding sequence ATGGGAAATGTTGACATCTTCAACATTGCCATGGGGCAGTTTGAATATTTTGTCCTGGTTGTAATCCGAATAACCGCCATTTTTTTCACTGCGCCTATCTTAAGCAGCCGCAATATACCGGCGCTTGTTAAAATAGCCATTGCATTTCTTACCGGAGTTATTATTTTTCCGGTAATTGATAAGACAGGCGTAATGCCGTCAGATATTATGGGTTTTGGGCTGCTTGTTTTTAAACAGGTAATTATGGGCGTGATTGTGGGGCTGGCCGCGTATATGATATTTGCCGCTATTCAGCTGGCAGGGCAGATAGTTGACCTTCAGATGGGTTTTGGTATTGTAAACGTAATTGACCCTATGTCCAATACGCAGGTGTCAATTATGGGGCAGTTTCAGTTTGTACTGGGCATATTAATTTTTCTTTCCATAAACGGGCATCACTTTTTATTCAGGGCGATTTCTGACAGTTTTTATATTGTCCCGCTTAATGATGTGGGTGTAACCACCGCCACCGTTAATAAACTTACAGACCTTTTTTATAATATGTTTGTTTTGTCTTTTAAGATAGCCGGCCCGGCCACCATAGCGCTTTTTCTTACAAACCTGACTTTGGGGCTGGTGGCAAGGACGCTGCCGCAGATGAACGTTTTTATTGTGGGGCTGCCGCTTAATATTCTGGTGGGTATAGGCGCGCTGCTTATAGCCCTTCCGATACTTGTAAATCTTTTCAGCACGCTTTTGAATACAATGTGGGAAGATATTTATTTTATAATAAGAAGCATGAGGATATAA
- the flhA gene encoding flagellar biosynthesis protein FlhA: MPAASPDTGFSASLRRSTDFIVVFAIVAVVLMIVVPLPPFLLDLLLVLNLALALVVLIVTMYAKEPLQFSTFPTLLLIVTVFRLALNISATRLILSQPLDVGEVIPTFGNFVVGAQDMSGLIIGLVIFTIIILVQFVVITSGAQRVAEVAARFTLDAMPGKQMAIDADLNAGLITDEEARGRRRSIEREADFYGSMDGASKFVRGDAIAAIVIVLINIIAGFFIGIIFHGMTLADAAMRYTVLTIGEGLVTQIPALLLSVGTGIIVTRAASDANLGQDFAGELFAQPRAIALVGVVLFFMGFVFPSWLVKIPFFMMAVIAWTVSYIIGVADKKSAQQIAVTKEKEDQTKREPENVMPLIQVDTMELEIGFALIPLVDPSQGGDLLDRVTILRKQTALEMGLVVPPIRIRDNMQLSSNEYVAKIKGVEVSRGKVEIGYYLAMKPGSQAMDIEGIPAKDPAFNLPAKWIKESEKRNAELKGYTVVDVPSVISTHLSEIIKAHADELLTRQEVQQLIEMVRKTNAAVVDELIPGALSVGELQKVLQNLIREKVSIRDLVTVFETLADHAKSTKDTEVLTEFVRQALARYFTHKYSKEGIIYAITIDSELEQHILESLRQADKYSSAGLDPHVIQGIYNSVINEFKRNAGKEYDPVVLCSPLIRGYFRKIVEKILPNLAVLSYNEIVPKVEVRSVGMVKVPL; encoded by the coding sequence ATGCCGGCTGCAAGCCCTGATACCGGATTTTCTGCTTCATTAAGAAGATCCACAGATTTTATAGTAGTTTTCGCGATTGTCGCGGTTGTTTTAATGATTGTGGTTCCTTTGCCGCCATTTCTGCTGGATTTGCTTCTTGTATTAAACCTGGCTCTGGCGCTTGTTGTGTTAATTGTAACTATGTACGCGAAAGAACCTCTTCAGTTCTCCACTTTCCCAACTTTACTTTTAATTGTAACGGTTTTCAGGCTTGCGCTGAATATTTCCGCCACAAGGCTTATCTTAAGCCAGCCGTTGGATGTGGGCGAAGTAATCCCGACATTCGGAAATTTTGTTGTAGGCGCACAGGATATGAGCGGGCTTATAATCGGCCTTGTTATTTTTACAATAATTATACTTGTGCAGTTTGTGGTAATCACTTCCGGCGCCCAGCGAGTGGCTGAAGTTGCGGCAAGGTTTACATTGGACGCTATGCCGGGAAAACAGATGGCAATTGACGCGGATTTAAACGCGGGGCTTATTACTGATGAAGAAGCAAGGGGAAGGCGCAGGTCAATAGAAAGGGAAGCGGATTTTTACGGTTCAATGGATGGTGCCAGTAAATTTGTAAGAGGCGATGCCATTGCCGCAATTGTAATTGTTCTTATAAATATTATTGCCGGATTCTTTATAGGTATAATTTTCCACGGGATGACGCTTGCGGACGCCGCAATGAGATACACCGTCCTTACAATAGGCGAAGGCCTTGTCACCCAGATTCCGGCCCTTTTGTTATCTGTAGGCACGGGTATAATAGTGACAAGGGCGGCATCAGACGCCAACCTTGGGCAGGACTTCGCGGGAGAGTTATTCGCACAGCCAAGGGCTATTGCACTTGTGGGTGTGGTATTGTTCTTTATGGGTTTTGTTTTCCCTTCGTGGCTTGTAAAAATACCGTTCTTCATGATGGCGGTTATTGCGTGGACTGTTTCTTATATAATAGGCGTGGCTGATAAGAAATCCGCGCAGCAGATTGCTGTCACAAAAGAAAAAGAAGATCAGACTAAACGCGAGCCTGAAAATGTCATGCCGTTAATTCAGGTTGATACAATGGAACTTGAAATTGGTTTCGCGCTTATCCCTCTGGTGGACCCGTCGCAGGGCGGCGATCTGCTTGACAGGGTGACTATCTTAAGAAAACAGACAGCGTTAGAGATGGGGCTTGTGGTACCGCCTATCAGGATACGCGATAATATGCAGCTTTCTTCAAATGAATACGTGGCAAAAATAAAGGGCGTTGAAGTATCCAGGGGAAAAGTGGAAATAGGGTATTATCTTGCTATGAAACCGGGCTCGCAGGCAATGGATATAGAAGGAATTCCCGCCAAAGACCCTGCTTTTAACCTGCCCGCGAAATGGATAAAAGAAAGCGAAAAGAGAAACGCGGAGCTTAAAGGATACACGGTGGTGGATGTACCGTCGGTAATTTCCACTCACTTATCTGAAATTATTAAAGCCCATGCTGATGAACTGCTTACAAGGCAGGAAGTTCAGCAGCTTATTGAAATGGTCAGAAAAACAAATGCAGCGGTTGTGGATGAACTTATACCCGGCGCCCTGTCTGTCGGGGAGCTTCAGAAAGTACTGCAGAACCTTATCAGGGAAAAAGTTTCAATAAGGGACCTGGTTACGGTTTTTGAAACGCTTGCCGATCACGCTAAGTCCACAAAAGATACAGAGGTGCTGACAGAGTTTGTAAGGCAGGCACTGGCAAGGTACTTTACGCATAAGTATTCCAAAGAGGGAATTATTTACGCAATTACCATTGATTCGGAACTTGAACAGCATATACTTGAATCGTTAAGGCAGGCTGATAAATATTCAAGCGCAGGGCTTGACCCGCATGTGATACAGGGGATATACAACAGCGTTATAAATGAATTTAAGAGAAATGCAGGCAAAGAATATGATCCTGTTGTACTTTGTTCGCCGCTTATCAGGGGTTATTTCAGGAAAATAGTTGAAAAAATACTTCCCAATCTGGCCGTCCTTTCTTACAATGAAATTGTGCCAAAGGTTGAAGTCCGGTCAGTGGGTATGGTAAAAGTTCCCCTATGA